The following nucleotide sequence is from Nitrospira sp..
GAAGCTGACCTCGTGAGCAACGGACGACGGGGGGGCAGGGCGCAGTCGCAGCGGCTGGGGCAGAACGCTGTTCAAAAGCCACGGCCGCCGCCACCGCCGAACCCTCCGCCGGACGAGCCGCCGCGGCCGAACCCTGAGCCGCCGGAGCTGCGGGGTGCGGAGGTCATCGTCGAGCCTGCGCGGGAGGCCATGTCGCCCATCCGGCTGGTGAAGCGGCCGGCGCGGAACTGCGCCAAGTCGCTGCTGTGGTACCAAGCTGGGGCCGTGGTAACGATCGATTCGAAGGCGCGGGCCCAGGTCTTCTCCACGCCGAGCGCCATCGCGTAGGGCAAAAATTTCTCGAACAGCTCCGGGCTTTTCACCACCCGCTCGAAGCGGTCCGCTTCCACGCGGGTGAGAAATTCTTCAAATCCTAAAACGCCTTCCAATGTCCTGGTGCCTTGCAACGTCCGCGCGGGCATGAGGCGCCCGAACCCCACGACGATGAGTCCGGACAGGATCCCGGCTCCGAAGAAGGACAGCGGCGCCATGCCGTACCGGTCCGCTACCGCAGCGAGCGCAAACGTCAACACCATCCCCAACACGATGCCGCCGATCATATAGCCTCCTTTCACGCGATCCGGCCGTTGGTGGTAGTACTTCCTGGCCTGCAGCGCGTCGAAAATCGCATCCTGAATGCCGGGGAGAGCGCGGTAGAACTTATTCTCCAACGAACTTAGCGCGACTTCATCGCCTGCGCCGTGGCTGAAGAGGGCCTCCAGCAGGAGCCGCTCGTGTTTGGCGAGTGCGTTCCAACTCTCCGGCGGTGTGCTGCGGCGGAAGACGTAGTCGGTGTTGGACCAGAGGCCGAACAGTTGTTCGGTTTGCTGTTCCCTGATCTGCAAATGACCTTTCACCGCCAAGTCGACGAGCGTCGCAGTGATATCGCGGATGTCGGGTGAGTCGTCGGTGAGGGTGCCGACTTCGGCCGGCGTGAGCCGGTCCGGTGGTTCGTAGACGACGGTGATTGCCCGTAGCTGCGGGTCGCGGCCCCTCGTCCACCAGAGGCGATACATCACTCCGAAGACCAGCACCGGGAGGCCCAATGGCCAGTTGGCTCGGAGAAAAAGTTTGGTCTGATCCAGCGCCGTCGGCGCTGCCACGGTGCCCTTGTCCCATCCAACCACCGCGGTGAGGCCCTCGCGAAAGCCGAGCGGTCGCGTCATGGTGATCTTAACCTGGCTGCCGACCGTCGAGACTGTGGCTGCCGTTTCCCGCGCTCCGTAGGCTCCCGTAAAGGCCTGGGCGCGCAAGCCCGTCGCGTTCGCCGGGAGAGTGATCCGAGCGGAGGCCTGCTCGATGGGTACGTCCCATTCGTCGCCGGTCACGTTCCAGTAGAGTTCGTCGTGGGCCTCGAAAAATTTCAGCCCGTTGCGGACTCGATATTTCAGCACAAAGGTGCGCGTGGCATCCTGCGCGCCGGGAATCCAGATACGGAAGTTCCGGTAGTGCCGCTCCCGGCTGCTCTCAAACTGGAGCGGGATGCCCTGGTCGTCGGTGACGGTTACCTCGTCGAGCAGCAATGTATAGTTGAAGCCCTGCGGGGTCCGGTACTCGACCGGAATGAGTCGCTCGATGCCGTTCCAGGAGCCTTCGAACCGGGGGCTGACCGTTTCGGTGACGTGCAGCTCGCCGCTCGGGAGCACGTGCAGGTCAACGTCGAACCGGCTGAGCACGAACGAGCGGGCATCGGCGGGCAAGGCGTGGCTGAGCAGCAGCACAGTCAGCGTGGCCAGGAGGAGCCACGAACGGAGGGGTGTGGACAGGTGTCGTGCGGCCACCATGAATCGGCGGTCCCGGAAGTTAAAACTGGACCTTCGGCGGTTCGCGCTGCAGGGTATCGGTCAGCTCAAAGAACTGCCGGCCCGTGAAGCCGAACCATTGCGCGATGAAGTTGGTCGGGATCTCCAGTCGCTTGGCATTGTAGTCGCGCACCACCGCATTGTAATAGCGGCGGGCGTTCTGCACGGCGTCTTCGATGTGATTCAGGCTGCCCTGCAGCTGGGTAAAGGATTCGACGGCCCGTAGCTGCGGGTAGGCTTCGGCCAGCGCGAAGAGCGATTTCAGCGACTGGGTCAGTTGGTTTTCGGCGACCGCCTTGGCTTCCGGGCCTTGCGCGGCCATGGCCTTGGCCCGCGCGTTGATCACCGCCTCCAGCGCGCCCTTCTCATGGGCCGCATAACCCTTGACGGTCTCGACCAGATTGGGGATCAGGTCGTAGCGCCGCTTGAGTTGCACGTCGATGTCGGCCCAGGCGCTTTCGGTCGCGGCGCGCAGTCGCACCAGGCCGTTGTACAGCCCGATGACGATCATCACGAGCACGATTAGGGTCACGAGGACGATCCAACCCATCGCAGTCTCCTTGCGGTTTGGGTGAAGGTACGTAGGACCTCAGGGATGATAGCCCGGTCGTCCGGTTCTGTAAAGCCGGAGCCGGTTTGTCTTGCCGTGCCAGGACCGGGCCTTGCGTCCCGACTTCCGGGTCTCCATACTAGTGCCCATGCGAGACGCCCTTTCACCCGGCCTGGAAACAGGCGTGACCGACCACCGCGCGGCGCTCCTCCAAGTGGCCGAGGCCATTTCACTTCACCGTGACCTGCCGTCGCTGTTTCGAGATCTCGCCCAACGGTTGCCCGCCGTCGCGTCGTTCGACTTCATTGGGCTCGTCCTCCACGACCAGTCCAAGCCGGTCATGCGGGTGCATGTCCTTGAAACGGCGGCCACCCAACGCCTGACCGCCCGGCTCGACGGCTTCGAAATTCCCATGGAAGACTCGGCCAGCGGCTGGGTCTGGGAGCATCAGCAACCGATGCTCATTCCCTCTCTTGCCGAGGAGACGCGGTATAAGATCGGCATGGAGGCGCTGCGGGGCATCGGTGTCCAGTCCGTGTGTTTCTTTCCGCTGACTACGGCCATGCGCCGGTTGGGGGCCATCGGATTCGGCAGCACGAGGCCCTTTGCGTTCAGCGAGACCGACGTGGAATTTCTCAACCAGGTGGCCAAGCTTGTGGCGGTGGCCGTGGACAATGTTCTGCATGATGAGGACCTGACTCGCGACCGGGACCGCCTGCGCCTCCTGCTCGAAGTGACCGAGTCGATCGCCTCGCACCATGATCAGCGCTTGCTGCTGGCCGACTTGGCCAAACGTCTCCCGCAGGTCGTGCCGTTCGACTTCATGAACGTCGTGCTGCACGATTCCGCGCGCGAGGTGATGCGCCTCTGGTTGCTGGTGACGTCGGAACGCTCCACGATCGAACCGGGGCTGGAGACTCCGGTCGATGAGTCGCCCGGCGGCCTGGTGTGGAAGACGCAGCAGCCCTTGACCGTCGATGACGTCGAGCGGGAACAGCGGTTCCCCGCCTTGATGGCGCTCTTTCGCGAAAACGGCGTGCGGTCCTTCTGCGTGTTGCCGCTCACCACGGCGCAACGGCGTCTGGGAGCGATGGGGTTCGGGAGCCTGCAACCGCGGATCTACCTGAACAGTGAAATCACCTTCATGAAGCAGGTGGCGCAGCAGGTGGCCGTGGCGTTGGACAATGCGCTCAACTCCGAGACGAGCCGGGCCTACCAAGCCCAGCTGACGACGGAGCGGGATCGTCAGCGGCTGCTGCTGGAAGTGAACAATGCCGTGGTGGCGCATCTGGATCTGGAGCAGCTGTTCCCTGCGGTGAGCGCCTGCTTGCGACGGGTAATCCAGCACGATGGGTCCAGCTTGCTGCTCTGTGACGCCGAGACCGGGCGATGGCGAATCCACGTGCTGGACTTCACCCGCAACGAAAGTTTCATCGAGGAAGGGGAGATCGAAGAGAGCGCGCAATCGCCGTCCTGCCTGGCGATTACGACGGGTAAGGCGGCGTTGTTCGGGGAGCGGGACCTGCTGGCGATGGCGAGGACCTCGCCCTGTGCGCAGGATCTGCTGGATCGCGGCGTCAAGTCGTTCTGCTCCGTCCCGCTGCTCTCCCATAACCGGACGCTGGGTGCGCTGAACGTCGGTCGGCGGAACGACGATGGCTTCAGCCCTGAAGATGTCCAGCTCTTGGGACAGGTTGCGCAACAGGTCTCCATCGCGGTCGAGAACGCGCTGGCTTACCGGGAAATTGCCGCGCTCAAGGACAAGCTGGCCAAAGAAAAAGTCTATCTCGAAGAGGAAATTCAAACCTCCTACAACTTCGAGGAGATCGTCGGGGAGAGTCGCGCCTTGAAGCAGGTGCTGAAGCAGGTCCAGACGGTGGCCGCCACGGATTCGACCGTGTTGATCCTCGGGGAAACGGGCAGCGGCAAGGAGTTGATCGCGCGGGCCCTGCACAACTTGAGCACCCGCCGCGAACGCACCTTCGTCAAGCTCAACTGCGCGGCCATCCCGACCGGCCTGCTGGAAAGTGAACTCTTCGGCCATGAACGGGGGGCCTTCACCGGGGCCATCGCCACGAAGATCGGGCGGTTTGAACTGGCGGATCGCGGCACCATCTTCCTGGACGAGGTGGGCGAAATCCCTTTGGAACTGCAGGTGAAGCTGCTGCGGATGCTACAAGAGCAAGAGTTCGAGCGGCTGGGGAGCACGAGGACCATGCGGGTGAATGTCCGTGTGATCGCGGCCACCAATCGCGACCTGGCCCAGATGGTTGAGGAGCAGAGGTTCCGGAGCGACCTCTATTACCGGCTCAAGGTGTTTCCGATCACCGTGCCGCCGTTGCGCGAGCGCGCCGACGACATTCCCCTGCTCGTGCGGCATTTCGTCCAGAAGTTCGCCTCGCGCATGAAGAAACGCATCGAGACCGTGCCAACCGAAGCCATGCGGGCCTTGCAGGCCTATGCCTGGCCCGGCAATGTCCGGGAATTGGAAAACTTCGTGGAGCGGGCTGTGATCCTGTCTTCCGGGTCGGAACTGTTCGTCTCGACGGCGGAATTGAAGCGCCCCGCACTGCAGACCAATGGGGCCGCCACGACGCTGGAGGAGGCCGAGCGCGATCATATCCTCAAGGCCCTGCGGGAGACACATTGGGTGATCGGCGGGGCGACCGGCGCGGCTGCCCGCCTGGGGATGAAACGGACCACCCTTCAATCCAAGATGCAGAAGCTCGGCATCGCCCGTCCGCGATAACCTTCCCGCTCCGTTGCTGCTCGTGCCGACTATTAGACAGATGCCGGGATTTCGGCGCGACGTGACCGGCACCGGCGGTTCTGCGTAGCTGGAGTTCGACGGCCGTTTAGCAAGGGCTGCCGCGTCCGACGGCTGTTTCCGCCGATGACACCGTTTCCCCTTCCGCCTGGAACGAACCCTGCTTCTCTCCCCTCCCGGGTGTTCTGATGAACGAACATGTCGAGGGTGGGCGGCGAGGGGGGAGCGATGGAGACGGCAGGCGAGTTGTTGATCCAATATGGTGCCTGGGTGTTGTTCGGCGGGGTCTTGGCTGAGCAACTGGGCTTGCCCTTCCCGGGGTTGGCCCTGCTGGTGGCGGCGGGGGTGTTGGTGGGCACTGGGCATCTTTCCTGGTCCAGTGCGATCGTGGCGGCCTTAGCGGCCACGTTACTGGCGGATCTGCTCTGGTTCGTGGCTGGTCAACGGCGCGGTCGTCCCGTGCTGAGGCTCCTCTGTCGGATCGCCTTGGAGCCGGACGCTTGCGTGCGACGGACGGAAACCTTCTTCCGTCGGCATGGCGCGCCCTCGCTCGTCGCGGCGAAGTTCATTCCAGGATTGAGCACGATCGCGCCGCCGCTGGCCGGCATCGTGGGTCTGAGCTTACCGCTTTTTTTGTTCTATGACACGGTGGGTGCGGTCGCCTGGGTCGGCTCTGGCTTGGGGTTCGGATATCTGTTCAGCGAGCAGGTCGATGAGGCCTTGGCCTACTCGGAGCAACTGACGCCTGCGCTCCTGCTTGGTGCGGCGCTGCTCCTCCCGATCTATATCGCGTGGAAGGCGTGGGTTCGCCGGCGGCAGTTGCAGACCATTCCACGGATGACGGTCGCGGATTTGCTGCGGAGACTTGAGGGGGATCGGGCCCCGTTGCTGATCGACGTGCGCGCGCGCGAGGCTGTGGAGGCGGAACCAGGCCTGCCCGGCGCGCTGCATCTACCGTTGGACGAATGGGATCGGCAGCCAGTGACCCTTCCCCGCGATTGGGATATGGTGCTCTACTGTGCCTGCCCGGGGGATAGCGGGAGTGCCTTGGCGGCCTATCGGCTACAGCGGATGGGGTTCGAGCGTGTATGGGTCCTACGTGGCGGCTTGGAGGTTTGGCAGGCGATGGTGCATGAGGCCGCTCTCCGCAAACCTTTGCCTATGGTGTCTCTGGCAACCTAACGAGCGAAAGGAGGTTGGTCGATGGATCGGCGGATGGTTCTGGCTACGAAGCTGACGTTCCTATTTGCTGCCTTGTGGTCCGGCGCCGCCTTCGCCTCGCCGCCGCATGAGGTGTCCAACGACTCGGATGTGCCGCTCTATGAGAATTTGGGATCCTTGCACCATCCGATTACGACGGGCCATCCAAAGGCGCAACAATATTTCGATCAGGGATTACGTCTCGTGTACGCGTTCAACCACGAAGAGGCGATCAATTCCTTCGAGCAGGCGCTCCTGTTCGACGATCAGGCGGCGATGGCCTGGTGGGGTATTGCCTTGGCCCTCGGCCCGAACATCAATGCCCTGATGGGGGCAGCCGAGGAACGTCGTGCCTTCGAGGCCGTGGCACGCGCGAAGCGCCTGTCGGACGGCAGCAGCCCGTCGGAACGGGCCTATATCGAGGCGCTGGCGGTACGGTATGCGTCTCAGCCGGAGACGGGGCGCGAAGAACGGGATCGGGCCTATGCCTTGGCGATGGAGAAGGTGTGGAGACAATGGCCGGATGATGTCGATGCCGGGACGCTCTTCGCAGAAGCCCTGATGGTGCTCCAGCCGTGGGACTTCTGGGCGCCGGACGGACAACCCAAGGGACGCGCCACGGAGATCGTCGCGGTCTTGGAACGGGTGCTCACCCTTGAGCCAAACCATCCGGGGGCCTGCCATTACTATATTCATACGGTGGAAGCCTCGCCCTATCCCGAGCGAGCGTTGCCCTGTGCGGATCGGTTGCCGAATCTGGTGCCGGGCGCGGGGCATCTGGTTCATATGCCGGGGCACATCTACCTCCGGTTGGGCCGGTACCGGGAGGCGGCGGAGTGCAACGTCCATGCGGCTGCCGTGGATCATGACCTCCTGGAACACCGCCGGCTGCACGGCATCTACCCGGTGGGGTATTACCCTCACAACCTGCATTTTCTGTGGTCCGCGTTGACGATGGAGGGGCGTAGCCAGGAGGCGATCGACGCGGCGCGCCGACTGATGACCCTCGCCCCGTGGGACAAGGCCCGGCAGGAACCCGCGATGGAGGAGTTCACGCCGACGTTGCTGTTCGCCTTGACGCGATTCGGTCGGTGGCAGGATGCGCTGGATCTCCCCGAGCCGCCGTCGGAACTGCTCTACACCAGAGCTACCTGGCATTACTCCCGCGGGCTGTCGCTGGTCCGGCTGGACCGGTTGGAGCAGGCGGCGCTGGAACTGGAGAAATTGGCGGAATCAGTGAAGACCATGCCGGAGGATCGGACGATCGGAGTCGAGTCGGTGGCCGCCTTGGCGAAAATCGCGCAGGATGTGCTGGCAGGAGAACTCGCGGCGCGGCGGGGCCAGGCGAGAGAGGCGGTCTCGTTGTTGCGCCGGGCTGTCGCTCGTGAAGACGGCTTGCGGTATTACGAGCCGCCGCTCTGGCATTACCCCGTGCGCCATTCGTTGGGCGCGGTGCTGCTGGCCGCTCACCGGTCTGAGGAGGCCGAACAGGTCTATCGCGAGGACCTTGTCCGGCATCCGGAAAACGGGTGGGCGCTGTACGGGCTGGCGGAAAGTTTGCGTGCACAGGGCCAGCGCGATGCGGCGGCGGCGGTCGAGCAACGATTCCAGAAAGCCTGGTCGCGCGCGGACGTCCGGTTGACTGCCTCGCGCTTCTGATCTTGCGAGGCAGACAAGGAGGTCCCGGTGGAACTGAAAATCCCAACGGCCGAGCAAGCCTGGTGGGGGTTGCGGGCCATGAAGAGCGTCGCCTTGGCGGATGGGGTGCTCGATGAG
It contains:
- a CDS encoding sigma 54-interacting transcriptional regulator; protein product: MRDALSPGLETGVTDHRAALLQVAEAISLHRDLPSLFRDLAQRLPAVASFDFIGLVLHDQSKPVMRVHVLETAATQRLTARLDGFEIPMEDSASGWVWEHQQPMLIPSLAEETRYKIGMEALRGIGVQSVCFFPLTTAMRRLGAIGFGSTRPFAFSETDVEFLNQVAKLVAVAVDNVLHDEDLTRDRDRLRLLLEVTESIASHHDQRLLLADLAKRLPQVVPFDFMNVVLHDSAREVMRLWLLVTSERSTIEPGLETPVDESPGGLVWKTQQPLTVDDVEREQRFPALMALFRENGVRSFCVLPLTTAQRRLGAMGFGSLQPRIYLNSEITFMKQVAQQVAVALDNALNSETSRAYQAQLTTERDRQRLLLEVNNAVVAHLDLEQLFPAVSACLRRVIQHDGSSLLLCDAETGRWRIHVLDFTRNESFIEEGEIEESAQSPSCLAITTGKAALFGERDLLAMARTSPCAQDLLDRGVKSFCSVPLLSHNRTLGALNVGRRNDDGFSPEDVQLLGQVAQQVSIAVENALAYREIAALKDKLAKEKVYLEEEIQTSYNFEEIVGESRALKQVLKQVQTVAATDSTVLILGETGSGKELIARALHNLSTRRERTFVKLNCAAIPTGLLESELFGHERGAFTGAIATKIGRFELADRGTIFLDEVGEIPLELQVKLLRMLQEQEFERLGSTRTMRVNVRVIAATNRDLAQMVEEQRFRSDLYYRLKVFPITVPPLRERADDIPLLVRHFVQKFASRMKKRIETVPTEAMRALQAYAWPGNVRELENFVERAVILSSGSELFVSTAELKRPALQTNGAATTLEEAERDHILKALRETHWVIGGATGAAARLGMKRTTLQSKMQKLGIARPR
- a CDS encoding VTT domain-containing protein; the protein is MSRVGGEGGAMETAGELLIQYGAWVLFGGVLAEQLGLPFPGLALLVAAGVLVGTGHLSWSSAIVAALAATLLADLLWFVAGQRRGRPVLRLLCRIALEPDACVRRTETFFRRHGAPSLVAAKFIPGLSTIAPPLAGIVGLSLPLFLFYDTVGAVAWVGSGLGFGYLFSEQVDEALAYSEQLTPALLLGAALLLPIYIAWKAWVRRRQLQTIPRMTVADLLRRLEGDRAPLLIDVRAREAVEAEPGLPGALHLPLDEWDRQPVTLPRDWDMVLYCACPGDSGSALAAYRLQRMGFERVWVLRGGLEVWQAMVHEAALRKPLPMVSLAT
- a CDS encoding DUF2207 domain-containing protein: MVAARHLSTPLRSWLLLATLTVLLLSHALPADARSFVLSRFDVDLHVLPSGELHVTETVSPRFEGSWNGIERLIPVEYRTPQGFNYTLLLDEVTVTDDQGIPLQFESSRERHYRNFRIWIPGAQDATRTFVLKYRVRNGLKFFEAHDELYWNVTGDEWDVPIEQASARITLPANATGLRAQAFTGAYGARETAATVSTVGSQVKITMTRPLGFREGLTAVVGWDKGTVAAPTALDQTKLFLRANWPLGLPVLVFGVMYRLWWTRGRDPQLRAITVVYEPPDRLTPAEVGTLTDDSPDIRDITATLVDLAVKGHLQIREQQTEQLFGLWSNTDYVFRRSTPPESWNALAKHERLLLEALFSHGAGDEVALSSLENKFYRALPGIQDAIFDALQARKYYHQRPDRVKGGYMIGGIVLGMVLTFALAAVADRYGMAPLSFFGAGILSGLIVVGFGRLMPARTLQGTRTLEGVLGFEEFLTRVEADRFERVVKSPELFEKFLPYAMALGVEKTWARAFESIVTTAPAWYHSSDLAQFRAGRFTSRMGDMASRAGSTMTSAPRSSGGSGFGRGGSSGGGFGGGGGRGF
- a CDS encoding LemA family protein, whose protein sequence is MGWIVLVTLIVLVMIVIGLYNGLVRLRAATESAWADIDVQLKRRYDLIPNLVETVKGYAAHEKGALEAVINARAKAMAAQGPEAKAVAENQLTQSLKSLFALAEAYPQLRAVESFTQLQGSLNHIEDAVQNARRYYNAVVRDYNAKRLEIPTNFIAQWFGFTGRQFFELTDTLQREPPKVQF